A window of Zingiber officinale cultivar Zhangliang chromosome 5A, Zo_v1.1, whole genome shotgun sequence contains these coding sequences:
- the LOC121981137 gene encoding BURP domain-containing protein 3-like: protein MSSPPMDRLFVFLPLLSFFLLLRASSDAAMSPQEAYWRTVLPTTPMPSAIADRLSLGVTVGSEKTTVSVGKGGVHVNTGKPGRGTTVNVGGGGVHVTTKKPGGGTSVNVGHGGGGTGKPGGGGTTVNVGHGGVHVGTGKPGGGGTTVNVGHGGVHVGTGKPGGGGTTVNVGHGGVGVHVGPYTGKPPVREHSPFLYEYAASETQIHDDSNVALFFLESNLHPGTAMTVHFTRPSDFRAAFLPRREADAIPFSSARLPEILDRLSIKPGSPEAEMTLNTLQECERPAAPGERKVCATSLESMVDFSVANLGTRRVVAASTSVSKAGTPRQMYTIEGVRKAVAAEGKVVACHAEKYAYAVFYCHTSATARAYTVLLVGADGTKVEAVAVCHTDTAGWNPNHVAFKTLKVSPGTVPVCHYLPEDHVVWSRSN, encoded by the exons ATGTCTTCTCCTCCAATGGATCGCCTGTTCGTGTTCCTCCCTCTGCTTTCGTTCTTCTTG CTTCTTCGCGCTTCGAGTGATGCGGCCATGTCTCCCCAGGAAGCCTACTGGCGTACTGTCCTCCCTACCACTCCCATGCCGAGTGCCATCGCTGATCGTCTCTCTCTTG GTGTGACGGTGGGGAGTGAGAAGACGACTGTAAGTGTTGGTAAAGGCGGCGTGCATGTTAACACTGGGAAGCCCGGCCGCGGCACCACCGTCAacgtcggcggcggcggcgtacATGTGACTACCAAGAAGCCCGGCGGCGGTACCAGCGTGAACGTTGGTCATGGCGGTGGGGGAACTGGTAAGCCCGGTGGCGGAGGCACCACGGTGAACGTCGGGCATGGCGGGGTGCATGTGGGAACAGGAAAGCCCGGTGGCGGAGGCACCACGGTGAACGTCGGGCATGGCGGGGTGCATGTGGGAACAGGAAAGCCTGGTGGGGGAGGCACCACGGTGAACGTCGGCCACGGCGGCGTAGGCGTGCACGTCGGCCCCTATACGGGAAAACCGCCGGTAAGGGAACACTCACCTTTCCTTTACGAGTACGCGGCGAGCGAGACCCAAATCCATGACGACTCCAACGTCGCCCTGTTCTTCCTCGAGAGCAACCTCCACCCCGGCACGGCCATGACCGTCCACTTCACTCGACCCAGCGACTTCCGTGCAGCCTTCCTCCCGCGGAGGGAGGCCGACGCCATCCCTTTCTCGTCGGCTCGGCTCCCGGAGATCCTCGACCGGCTCTCCATCAAGCCCGGTTCGCCGGAAGCAGAGATGACGCTGAACACGCTGCAGGAGTGCGAGCGCCCTGCGGCGCCCGGCGAGAGGAAGGTCTGCGCGACTTCGCTGGAGTCGATGGTGGACTTCAGCGTCGCCAACCTTGGTACGCGGCGCGTGGTAGCGGCGTCGACGTCGGTCAGTAAGGCAGGGACGCCGCGGCAGATGTACACGATCGAGGGGGTGAGGAAGGCAGTGGCGGCCGAGGGGAAGGTGGTGGCGTGCCATGCGGAGAAGTACGCGTACGCGGTGTTCTACTGCCACACGTCGGCGACGGCGAGGGCATACACGGTGTTGCTGGTGGGAGCAGACGGGACGAAGGTGGAGGCGGTGGCGGTGTGTCACACCGACACGGCCGGCTGGAACCCCAACCACGTGGCCTTCAAGACGCTGAAGGTGAGTCCGGGGACGGTGCCAGTGTGCCACTACCTGCCGGAGGACCACGTGGTGTGGAGCCGCAGCAATTAA